The stretch of DNA CCTCAAGTACTCATATTGTCCTCAATGATATGAGGTCTGCTTGTGTGCGCATGTCTGTATTGTGACAAACTTCTGTGGAAGTGACAGTCATCTCATCTCATCAGTGACCTGCCTTTCTTAAAGAATGGGAAGCATCCAAACATGGTTTGCCTCACAAATGGCTGAAAATATTCCATTGTCTGTGTCAGGACAACAATAGAAAAATAGGAAATGActatgaaataactaaatatttcagttgtgtatattacttAGTTTTTATTTgatcatctcatctctgctcaggcaatAGCAGCCAGCCAACCATCTAACGGTATCTCTGTGCTTCCCATACTCAAGTCTTTTAGTCATCCTACTTAGCTAGGCTAGTGGCTAGCTGGTAGCTGCCTAAGTATGCTGCAGAGGTGTCTGACGAAATCATTTGACTAGTTCTTTAAAGAAGACGTGGCATAATTTCAAGACTGCTTATATCCAGCTCCTATAACTATCAATCGGGTAGAGCTACTTCGCgtactgtctctatccctctcgtcATGTTGTGTACATTACTCTCATGCAGTCTGTTGTGCGGGCTCTGTCCGAGCCAGGAAGAACAGGCGCAATGgattgtggtcattgtatttaATTACCACGTTTATGCGCTGAACAAGGTTGAATATTTGCTTCatgaaaactacaactcccttcagcccagcatcccacatacactatatagacaaaagtatgtggacaccacttcaaatgagtagattcggctatttcagccacacctgttgctgacaggtgtaaaatagagcacacagccatgcaatctccatagacaaacattggcagtagaatggccttactgaaaggctcagtgactttcaacgtggcaccgtcataggatgccacatttcctacaagtcagtttgtcccgatcaactgtaagtactgttatGTGGAGTGGAAACGTCTAGtggcaacaacggctcagccgcgaagtggtaggccacacaagctcacagaacgggaccgccgagtatTGTAGCATGTTAAAATCTGTCCTCAGTCGCAACATTCACtaatgagttccaaactgcctctggaagcaacttccctcacaagaactgttcttcgggagcatcatgaaatgggattccatggctgagcagccgcacaaaagcctaagatcactatgcgTAATGCCAAGCGTTGGATGAAATGGTgttaagctcgccgccattggactctggaacagtggaaacgcgttccctggagtgatgaatcacgcttcaccatctggcagtctaactgattaatctgggtttgacggatgcTAGGAGAATGCTAGGTACCCAAATGCCTAATTACCAACTGTAaaaaatggtctggggctgtttttcatggtttgggcttggccccttagttccagtgaagggtaaTCTTAATGCTACAACATTCAAGGAATGTCTAGATGattttgtgacaacagtttgggggccttttcctgtttcatcatgacaatgaAGTCTCCGCAACAATGTTCcaccatctagtggaaagccttcccagaggagtggaggctgttataacagcaaaggggggGGACCAACGCCATATTAATGCTGATGATTTTGGAATCCGATGTTCGACGAGCAGACTGTCCACATtcttttggtcatgtattgtattTACATACACAGCCCTGATAAGATGTTCTCCAGCCAACCCCATTACCCAGATGAACAGTCATTGGTTTATTATGATCAGATCACATTGTGACATCATGATGTGGGCCAAAAGATCCATCCTTCCTGAACAGGCTAAAATTCCAGGCATTTTCTTCAAACGGTTCATACACAATTTCATACTGTTATTTCGACCTCGTATTGTGGAAATGTCATCAAATATCATCTTGTCTGTCCCAGGTGGTGGAGATCTTACAGAAGATGTATGCGTGTGGAGCCCACGAGCTGGGCCTGAACTTCAGCAACGAGCTCATCGTCCGCTTCTGCCACTGTCCAAAATGGGTGGGCCGCCAGGCCTTTGCCTTCATCTGCCAGGTCAGGACACACATACTATTTATGAAAATAAATCCTAACAAACACTAATCCCAATAGCTGCTGCCTTCAAAATAATGTTTAGTGTGAAATTGCATCAGCCATGCTTGCCATAGAACTATTCTGAAAGAAGGCGGAAGTGAGAATTGTATGCCTGACTGCttggtcatgttcattaggcaccaaacagaagggAAACTGATTTTTGAAACATTTTCTGTTGCATTCCCTAATGAACACGAACGACCCTGCTTACCATCTGTCATCATCTATCTTTCTATCTAAATCTGTTTTTCTATTAACTCACTCTCCACTGTGTTCCCCAGGCCATCGTGGAGGAGGACTGTATGCCCATGGACCAGTTTGCCCAGCAcctcctccccagtctcctcAGCCTGTCGTTGGACCCCGTGGCCAACGTCCGCGTGCTGGTGGCCAAAGCACTGCGGCAGAGTGTCATGGAGAAAGGTAAAGACTGGGTCCTCTTATCGACCCAAGAATATGGTTCATGCACGAGATGCTTTATGCTATTGAGGAAGTCAAGAATGGAATAGAACATAATTTGTCTTCCAGAGGGAATATGTCTCACACATTTAAAAGCCCACACCAGAAATCCACTTTTTCGAGATGAAAGATGATGGTCAGAGCTTACTCATGGTGTTGTAAATGATTTACCTCAATAGGTCATCATTTTAGTGAAAGTGTCAATTATTTGTCCTTGAAGTGGGAAATCCAAGTCAATGCCATGTCTTTTCCTATGAGATAACGTTCAAATTCTTTTCAGACTACATTTATTTTCAGGGCTGGGTTTTATTTAAATgttaccacccaccagcatgACATTGTTTATTAATCAGAAACCGCTGCAAAGTTCTTCCTCTTAGCAAATGAGCTGAGCCAAAACATCCTTTTGTCCTAAGCCATGGAGCATGTTAAAATGGGGTGTGAGCTATCTCCTGTTAGTGATATGAGGCAACCTCCAAAGTGTTTCAAACAGAGGGCTTGATTGACATAATGTGTATGGGAATGTTCTTAAACAGATTATAACCTGGGTGGTTCGAAccctgaatactgattggctgaACCGTGGTACTGtaatcagaccatataccacggatatgacaaaacatgtatttttattgcTCTAATTAcaatggtaaccagtttataatagcaataaggcagcTCTGGGGGtggtgatatatggccaatataccacggctaaggtctgTATCCAGTCACTCCGCGTTGCGTTATGCTtaagaacagtccttagccgtggtatattggccatataccacacctcctcgtgccttattgcttaaatagaaACAGAAATAGACATATGATGCAATACACATGAAATGAATAAATAGCAGAAGAAGAGCATAACTACTAATTATATTGAATAGAGCAATAGCAATAGGCAAGTGAAGCACAGTACATGATAATAAATGGTGACTGGTCTTGcaggtacatttacatttgaataatttagctcttatccagagcgacttcctGTTAGTGAGTCTTTCCCAGTTCCAACAGATTTTCTCTCTCGTTGCATGTTGTTGTTTTTGATCCTCCCACAATGTGTTGTGCCGTATGTTTCTGATATCCAAAAGAGCATACCACTTAGAATattgttttccctctctcttctgtggACTATTTTCTCCCTTCATTTTGTTGTTCATGTTTTGCCCTCTATTCCTCATTGTTCCCTATCGTTCTCCATATTTCCCCAGTTTCCTACATTCTTATATTTAATTATGTTAAGTACTGCCCACCGGTCCACCCATTAGGGCCTCATTGACTTGAATTGGGACACCCattctagtaattatatttctatagtTGTGACCCATGtaaaatgcactttaaataaataGTGACTTGACTTGTACTTGCAGCGTACTTCAAAGAGCCGGGCAGTGCCTACTTAGAAGAGCTGGAGGAGACGGTGATGACCCTGCAGGCGGACAAGGACCGAGACGTACGATTTTTTGCCAGCCTGGACCCCGACATGGTGCTTATGGACACTTCTGCTTTAATCTAGAACCTTCCAGCCTGCTCCAACACACAGCCAATAACTATCACCAGCATCAGACCTGACCAGAACACTCGCCTGCAGGAAATAAAGGCACTGATACATAAACATACATAGAATCAGTCATGTGCTCtcgctctgtcacacacacacacacacacacacacacacacacacacacacacacacacacacacgatctgaAAACCGCACCTCGCTAAGCTAAAACAGCCACCGCAAAATGGCATCGGATTCCAGGTGGAAAACAACCCACCATGCGGCTCGGCTCGCGTCCCGTCGTCGAGTCACCTCAACCCATCTGCATCCAGCTGGTTCTCTCAGGTCCTCTGGTTTCATCACggtttctcgctctcttttcatCTAGTCTTCAATGACCTCCGTAACCACTACTGCTTAGGAGAAGGAACAACCGCACCACTTGGCACGAAACAAAATATGTTAATGAACTCATGGCATCTTCCCTCTGTCTGTTTGCTATGTCAATAATGTGATCCAAGTCTCCCAGAGACCAATGAAATACCTCTGATTGGACATAACTCAGGCCAGTTTCGCCACAGGGGCAGCGCTTTAGAACGTCACAGATAGAAATAGAATGTATAGATAGACGCACTAGAATTGTGATTCTTCTATATACAATGCATCTGTACATTCTGTAACGTTGCGCTCCCCTGAATAAACCTCGGGTGTTAGCGCGACCTCGGGTGTCAGCGGGACCTCGGGTGTCAGCGGGACCTCGGGTGTCAGCGGGACCTCGGGTGTCAGCGGGACAGTCAattttgcatcccaaatggcagcctattccctttatagtgcactacttttgaccagggcccatagggcaatGGTCAAAaaagtgcactgtatagggaacagggtgccatattGGATGCAGCCCTTCAATTGTGTTTTGGGCTTATTTGGGGTGTTCACGACTCAAGGGCTTATGATAAAGTGACAGAGTTTGTTGTAAAACCTGTAGAAAGAAGAAGCAGAAAAAGAGTGATAGTTTGGTAAAGACCTGTGAAGCACTCCCCCCTTATCCACCGtgtagtccgtcattgtaaataagaatttgttcttaactgacttgcctaggtaataaaggttaaattaatttaaaaatgtaaatccacttcaacaTTGTGGATTCTAATCCCATTTTGGCTTTTCAGTCAGACCACTGCACTGACCACAATCAATTGTACAGTATAGGAATGGTTGTGTGGCCTGGGTTTGTGTTCCAAGACGCTCTGACTAGTAAATCTCATTAGTAGTGAAATGAGTATGTTTGAGAATAAATAACTTCCATTGTATAGCTTAACCTGTATAGCCAGGGGATCCAAGGCCAGTTTTAGGGTTTTCTGTAGAGACATGAATGTGGATATAATGAGAGCTGTCACTTTTGTagtctttttttctcttttttttttctcacccGTTCACATGGCAACCCATTTTTGACCATAAACACGACTTGAGATCCTAAACTGATTGCGGTGGGGCGTGCATCTCAAGTCTGTCTTCCATCCTATGGAAATGTTCACTGCTGTAGACTACCTAACGCATCACATCTGTCAGCAATTTTCCCCATCTTGTTTTTCTTTATGGTAGAACTGTTAATATATATGCATTTTAtgaaatgtatttttcttttcaAATATGTACCATTGTTCAAAGATTTTATATCCGAACTTTGCATTTCACAAACCTTTGTAACATTCAATAATttctttaaaatattttttatgtcATGTTATTTTTAGCATTCTGTAATTAAATTTATAATATAAATCGGAAAAATCAAGACATGTGTAGAATGTCTCCAAACTACCTTGTATAACCAACAAATGAATTGTGCAAATGAGTGTCATATCATTGTCACAAAGGTTCAAAACACCTGCAGCACAAATTTTTGATAAATATAAAACTCAGCTAGGTGAGTTTTCCATGAAGAATAATTTTTACTTCCttctttaaaagtattttgttgcGATACTTGAAGTTTGAAAACGTAAAGTGAAGCGGTGAAATATAGTCAGTAAAATCTATGTTCTGATTACTACCGACagactactacactgaacaaaaatataaacgcaacatttaaAGTGCTTGGTCTCATgatttatgagctgaaataaaagattcaaGAAATGTGTCATACGcaccaaaagcttatttctctcaaaatttgtgcacatttgtttacatccctgtttgagcattttatcctttgtcaagataattaGTCCAGTTTAGTCACACAAcagaatgccacagatgtctcaagttttgagggagtgtgcaattgccatgcaggaatgtccaccagagctgataATTCAATGTTATTTTCTCTACCATAACGTCAttttggagaatttggcagtacgtccaaacaGCCTCAcatccacagaccacatgtaaccatgccaacccagGGCCTCCAACTCCGGCTTCTTTCCCTGCAGGATCGTCAGAGGGGGTGAAAAGTATTTATCTTTGTAATAGAGGCTTTTTGTGGAGAAAAACTCATTCAGATTGGCTGGGCTTCGCTCCCCAGTGGGTCAGCCTGGCTCCCAAATGGGTGGGCCTATGCTCtaccaggcccatccatggctggggcgcagccatgggtgacTTTACGgtgcaacaaaataactagggctttacaatgatggtggaAACTTAGAGAAATGGctggggcgcagccatgggtgacTTTACAgtgcaacaaaataactagggctttacaatgatggtggaAACTTAGAGAAATGTTAAGGTTATGTGGATTCAAATCTACCTAGAAGTCACAGTGTGCACAGAGCGACATGGTAAAAATGCATCATTTTTTGGGGTGATTTCTTGAATTCTCTATTTGGTGTATATTAAggggcacttcatttaatataacaggcttttaaaaatgCAATATCTGTGCACAAGttccactgaaaatatcaaagcAATACAAAAGGCACTCTTTTTGTGGAACGACCCATAACTTGGATCTGTTGCTGTGGTGTTAAAGCTTTCTGTCTTCTGTCTTGTCTCTGCTCCAtgcagagaacaggagagagtacctgtaccagctgtcagtcaatcagtattcagggctcgaaccacccaggtTATAATTTGTTTAAGAACATTCCCATACACATTGTCAATCAAGTCCTCATTCTGATTGACTGGctttggctccccagtgggtgggcctatgccctcccaggcccaccttggctgcacccctgcccagtcatctgaaatccatagattagggccaaatgaatttatttcaattgactaattcccttatttgaactgtaactcagcaacatctttaaaattgttgcatgttgcgttttatatttgtgttcagttcAAATATCAACCTTATTACGTTGGTGTGTGGGGCACTTAGATCACATATTTCATCACAAGTAACTGCACTCAGACTATTACACTCATAAGGAATAACAAACATTTTAGGCTATTATTTGGGGAGAGAAATATGATGGTGCATAGTGGAAGAAGTTTAGAAGTTTGTTAGTGTTGAAGAATTGATGCCATTGTGGTAGAGGGAGGGACTGTTTTAtgcaggggtgcaactttcaccCCCCCTACACACAAACATTCTGATATTGCATTTTTGTACCACCGCCCCAGTTTTTTCATTGCACTGttacacatttttttaaacagtatcagtgtgctttaggaccatgcagacgCCTTAGAGCGGTATCAGCCGGCTGGATTTAGGACGGTGCGGACGCCAAAGAGCCTGTGAACAGAGGCAgctgttgtctgtgtgttgtgcTTTTTCTCCAAGttgtaaaagcaagcagagcaTAAACTGGCTACTCTGTATTTGACTGTAACTGCTGTTTgacttaacttcttatggtataggggactcTTGCGTCCGACTctgccaaaagccagggaaaatgcagagcagaaaatttaaataaattatataaaaatcaaactttcattgcATCAcgcatgtaagatactcaattaatactacactcgttgtgaatccagccaacatgtcagatttttaaaatgcttttcaggggtactgtcacgccctgaccttagagagcctttttattctctatttggttaggtcagggtgtgactatggTGGGCAATCTATTTTGTAGTTTTATGTTGGCCTGCTATGGTTCCCAATccaaggcagctgtctattgttgtctctgattggggatcatacttaagcaGCCTTTTTTCCAtcttagtttgtgggatcttgattttgtatAGTTGCTGTGTAGCCTGCAGAACTTTACGTTCGTTTTGTATTTTGTTCTTTTTTCAGTGTTCATTGTAATGAAAGTAAGATGttcgcctaccacgctgcaccttggtctcctcattCAAACGATGAACAAAACAAAAGGTTGATGGCTCGTATATAAGATGTCTAGCTGAGTCAAAACATTTGATTTCCCCAGTAGTTCGAGTTTAACAGCGTTGTCTATATGTGATGTACAATTCACATGTTGAGAGACCCTTTCAGACAGATGTTTTAaatccttaaacccagacttggaccacgcACACTCTCCATTGAATAGCAGACAAAGGAATCAAATAGTGTTTGCTTTGAGATCCTTGTAGTTAGCCACTgcttccttccaaaccactcgtAGTTGAGTTTGTGAGTTccgacttgttgtgtaatgtttatggcaAATGAACACAGagacgttttatctataatttctcttcatatgatgAGGAtggaaaaggatttgccagtagattgtcaacgtgattcatgatgatgactgcttgtctagcttgcttgctaacattttgaaagtatgatgttgacatgatcagtccaatcaaagctacgatAGAAACGGTAGAacaaaaatgtgatttgatgtgatttTATCTTTAGCCAATGACATTCAGCCTTCTTGGACGGGCACTTCTACTGTAAATCTATGGCGGCACCCAAATGGGCTTGAACGTTCTAGCTCTAACCacgaggcaggtagcctagccactagggaggtagcctagtggttaaaccATTGGGCCAGAAGCCGAAAGGTTGCTGATtgaatcccggagctgacaagttaataaaaaatatgttgttcttcTCCTGAACAacgcagttaacacactgttcccagtCATTGttgataagaatttgttcttaagggACATGCCTATTTAAATTTACTTAAGAAAGAAGAAAGATGTGGCtttgtatgtggctttattaactcaatatatatatatatatatatatataaatatatatattttttttttatatttttttttacattgtttgcaaacttaTGTGACACAAAAAGAtttcagattattattattatttttatttagtaGGTGTGGCTCAAAACCACTGGTGGGTAAAGCTTTGATTGAGAAAATGATGAGATCAAACTGTTCTGCTCCCTCACCTAAAAATCACCATTTCACCACTGACTACATAGCCGATTTCAATTGTCACCGCTGAGACAATCACGTTACAAAGTCAGAAATAAGTTGTACAGAATTTAAAGTGGGACTGCTGTCGCAAATCCATTAAAAAGTGGGCCTGCCTCCTGACCATAATATACCAGGGACTTCCAAGTCAATATAACTAAACTGATACTAAGTATCAGTTTATCATGAAACATTAGATATtttcaactgtatgtatttttttttcacAATACAAAAATCAACTTACATTGCTACATCAAACATGtctaacaaaacaaaacacaggtATTAACAAGAAAATACTCAAAAACACactaaatataaataaaataatacaaaaaataaaCCATTTTAGTGCAATTGTATTCACTCTGAAAATATCTTATTCTAATGATTCAGGAAGATGTTATTCTTGTTGTTATTCACTGGGGTTAATGTTTTAATAAGATAATTAAATCAGAAAAATGTGTAATTTTGGTATAGGATTTTGGAATTTTTGTTTGTGTATAAAGTATTTGGCAACACTAATAAAAAAAATGAACAATCATTTCAGTGGTCTTATAATCATTGCAATAGTAACTAACATATTATATCTTTCATGTCAAAAACAGGCATTTTTTcaactgtgtgtatgtatgttacTGTCGCACATCAGCCGAACGCGCAACAATGGGACTCTAACGTCTATCACCATAGCAACAGTAATAGTCAGACAACATTCCAAACGGAAGAGAATTCATTAATTCATTCTTTCAGAATTCTAAACCCTTTCTAATCTGCAAAAATTACTGAGCGCGTTTCTATGAGCAATCCAATGGCATATTTTTACACCACAACGAAGAAGATTTCACTTCAGGTACCGAGACCCAAAAGTGCGATGATTAACCGCGACGTCGACTCGAAGAGTGTACCGAGACCCAAAAGTGCAGTTTACCGTGACCCGTTGAAGAAAGTCAAGTTCAGTCTTGGTGCCAGGCTGCGTGAAACGGGAGAGATGTTCGTTGTGCCCGACTGCCACCACAATATGAGAATCAGAGAGCTAAAAAACACCATGGAATTAGTGGTTGGGATTCCCACAGACTTCCAGAGAGTATGCTACCTGGATAATGGTAAAATAAATACCTTTGATGTCATTTGCTGGTTTAACTGTTGACATATTTTAATGAGAACTGGGGAGATGTTGTTGATTAATTGATTAGATATTTATTCATAGATTTTTATTGGGTTCAATGAAGTTAGAATTACGGACCTTATAAATCTCAAACGTAGGCTAGCAGTGACAGGCCCGTCATGGTGAACATTTTATTGAGGGTGTTTTCCAGTCAGACTAATTATCTAATGATGTGCTTCTCTGACCAGACCTAATGTATACTCTCTCCACCCAACAGGTGACCTATGTGATGACACCACTATCCACTGTAATGACATCGTCCCTGGAACTACTGTCACCCTGATGATCTGGCCTTATGATGGATGGTCTGAGCTTGTGATAGCTGCAGCTACTGGGGATGTATTCAAGGTGATGTGGCATGAAAGAAGAACCTAGAATAGTCTACAGCAGTCCTACACAGAGACTCTCTATGTCTCAGGTCATTATTGATCATAGTAAAAAAAAAGTAGGCTTCCGagtggttcagtggtctaaggcactgcatctcagtgcaagaggtgttactacagaccctggttcgattccaggctatatcacaaccggccatgtttgggagtcccatagggcggcgcacaattgacccagcgtcgtccgggttaggggtttggccagggtaggccgtcattgtaaataagaatttgttcttaactgacttgcctagttaaataaaggttaaaaaccATCATCACCTAATAGCAATACTGCATTTCTTTACCAGACTTGCTGAAAGATCCACCTCCTTATTTGATCTAATGTGGCTAGCCTGTAATTACTGCACATCTAAACAGCATCTCACAGCTGTTATTACAAACTGTAGACCTTATTTACTTCACTCTTCCCTTTTTTTAGGATGAACATTTCCATTGACTTTTCACACATATAAATTCTCTTTATTTCATGTAGCTCAAGAGTGTGATGTCCAAACCAGCACCGCCACGTTCCTCCCATCTCAGTGCTATGGGTTCTATGAGTGGATCTCCTTCCTGGCTCTCTCACCgtctcttctctgctctgttcatcaGTGCCCACCGTGGACACATGCCCGCTGTCCGCTTCCTGCTCCAACAAGGTACCCACCACCGTAGAGGCAAAACATCTGGATATCACCGGCACACTGGAAAAACCTTGTATCTCACTTGGGGTGATTTTGATAAATATTATTTTGACATAAATTGAATGTAGACATCCCTCACAGAGGCATGATGCCCATATGGGGCACAGGGGCAGGTGCCCCCTcagatatatatttttgttgttgttgaagtttcactcctttttctccccaatttcgtggtatccaattgtttttagtagctactatcttgtcttatcgctacaactcccgtacgggatgcgtcctccgatacacaacccaaccaagccgcactgcttcttaacactgcgcgcatccaacccggaagccagccgcactgatgtgtcggaggaaacaccgtgcacggccagaccctccctaacccggaagatgctaggttagcgcgcactgcgcccggcctgccacaggagtcgctggtgcgcgatgagacaaggatatccctacagGCCAGGCCCtctctaacccggacgatgctaggttagcgcgcactgcgcccggcctgccacaggagtcgctggtgcgcgatgagacaaggatatccctaccggccaggCCCTcccgacagagcctgggcacgaacccagagtctctgatggcacagctggcgctgcagtacagcgcccttggccactgcgccacccgggaggcccccccTCAGATATTTAACCAAAAAACATGTAATACTCTCTGTTATACTACTAGCCACatagcaattttatgaagttggctttagctagcaCAGATTGGTTCCGATCTCCCAACTAACAAGAAGCCAATTCAGCCTATCAATCAAGTAAGAGTAGCTAGCTTGTGTACtgtaactatcttagctggcatgcctgctggcaaggttggtagacaTTAGAAACGCAAGCACTAAATGTACTGACTAAGACTCATATTCAtttcaatcttttacccagattttaggAAGAAATGCAGATAAGCATATTTActtcattaaaataaaataaccaccagtcaggacgatacagacagctcaagagttatgcttagatatgcagaaatATATTGAGTTACTATTTTTTACATGGAATTaggcataatgattatggctGTAGATTGCAGAAAAAAGCTGTTTCAAGTGTTTGAAAAAGCTAAACTCTCCAATTTATGGACGAGGGAGCTAGCCCCCCTAGACTACAGTCgtggaatattctaatcaagTGAGAGAGActgtcatttcttca from Oncorhynchus keta strain PuntledgeMale-10-30-2019 chromosome 21, Oket_V2, whole genome shotgun sequence encodes:
- the LOC118400621 gene encoding ankyrin repeat domain-containing protein 60-like — encoded protein: MSNPMAYFYTTTKKISLQVPRPKSAMINRDVDSKSVPRPKSAVYRDPLKKVKFSLGARLRETGEMFVVPDCHHNMRIRELKNTMELVVGIPTDFQRVCYLDNGDLCDDTTIHCNDIVPGTTVTLMIWPYDGWSELVIAAATGDVFKLKSVMSKPAPPRSSHLSAMGSMSGSPSWLSHRLFSALFISAHRGHMPAVRFLLQQGANVKGQTPLGRGALHAAAAQGQLQSIQELLVRGAPHQLEDAEGMTALRTAMRWGQRKSTRQLFLFHWQERAQGVRLKPHLDETELFAHQKHDSQLRTWHRGAHAQRYMAHLGRCSRGVEGRVEVRQLGPPQNTAMRAQARRAWMGDA